The Gemmata palustris genome includes a region encoding these proteins:
- a CDS encoding leucine-rich repeat domain-containing protein, which translates to MAVSIFCSHCQYEVKVPETAIGKKGRCPSCKQIFTAVILPAPADELVDEAAVAEQEVSRPLADEVPEPESRPKSKPVRDEAEDEEPEARPRKPRKVRPASQAFLRFTVLFGGLAAAVTCAAMFYLWQREQVELGGYMALAEAFGGGKASPEMAKEMDVATGRRQVYPFLLVAACAGLVGGLLGSVRIGVPAGLLMLAAVVAPAIIFPATLIFTCALIVAGVLGLMMQSAAKAQRLAERAAEERRRPRSNPLVLACAVLGLLFFLGYAPLMGVMVVAAAAKQELEIARVKGGRGGERNLGGGLGGLIGAGETGGNKPPEPAKEVPAGDVREQITGAGSGTKLVKLDLSPAGLEATIDAPEGCQIKESYGTIRVTKDEHFGLTIELGRQHLHSARENLTGYGRKTVVNSGDLVLAETTWGSKPSFNFTTTKVVGHQDVSVQNYTQFNDKSVEHSRADCLLMVKCAESIARKTPPPADPTAALAPFKAEPRYGEKEKPDELRLNTKATDATLALLAQFPDIRVLDISGTQVTDEGMAHLKALPKLEKLNVQGRPLTDSGAATLAQLAHLKELNASYIQITDAAVQSLAALPDLEALEIGGGYSSKFKGPGLAHLAGAKKLKKLKLNGSDFDDSTLANLKAVTSLVELDLSSIKLLGPGLAHLSGLPNLVRLNVGGTQINDSGLESIAGLVRLEELDLHSTQLSGQGVKALKGMTKLKVLKLESTKIPDAGVAHLAGLTNLEVLNLSSTPVTDAGAAHLKGLKSLKKLDLSQTALTDAGLAHLSALEDLDELVLWGSKVTNTDRPKKVKPPEGKLNPPDPAALVKRFEGRMTQGDGEGKPIVSIVFNQAKLTDADLADLRELKTLRVLNLGYGSEVTDAGLFYLKGLTDLEELHLSGTQVQGDGLVHLAKLTKLRKLYLPGDNVTAKQLAPLATMVNLEEFSCNLFQEAEPKLKVLSHMVKLRQLYLPARGLSDAALGHVGKMVGLQYLTIPGSGSWRLTDEGLAQLKNLKNLKNLVLPGAAVTGDGFKHLAALTQLETLALDGTAFGDEGLKHVRALTGLRSLTLGRTNVSDAGLEPLGDLTNLGYLNLSGTRVTGVGFEKLKKMPKLASLNLDGTPFSDAGVKALAAFPGLRSLQLDRTDVTDAGIEHLKGMNELTRVSLAKTRVKGTGFAAVGELPELGELVLTDSGFTDAGIEHLAAMKKLFSLDVSGTPVTGAGFAKLKGLKELGELMLHGSQLNDAGLKEVGELTALEGLTLSQTRITDAGLPALNGLVKLNQLTLDGTPVTGAGLKDVKNLMKVTSINLSNTRATGDGLETLKNFPNLSYLQLDNTFVTDAGLARLKDLPKLQSLNLQGTRITDAGLAALSGLKALRDVSAGQTQATAAGVTKLKETLPELNVYVGE; encoded by the coding sequence GACGAGGCCGCGGTCGCCGAGCAAGAGGTGTCCCGACCGCTCGCGGACGAGGTGCCCGAGCCCGAGTCAAGGCCGAAGTCGAAGCCGGTCCGGGACGAGGCCGAAGACGAGGAGCCGGAGGCGCGCCCCAGGAAACCCCGGAAGGTGCGGCCCGCGTCCCAGGCGTTCTTGCGCTTCACGGTGCTGTTCGGCGGGCTGGCTGCGGCGGTCACGTGCGCGGCGATGTTCTACTTGTGGCAGCGCGAGCAAGTCGAGCTGGGCGGCTACATGGCGCTCGCCGAGGCGTTCGGTGGGGGCAAGGCCTCGCCCGAGATGGCCAAGGAAATGGACGTGGCAACGGGGCGCCGGCAGGTGTACCCGTTCCTGCTGGTGGCCGCGTGCGCGGGTCTGGTCGGCGGGTTGCTCGGGTCCGTGCGGATCGGCGTCCCCGCCGGGCTCCTAATGCTCGCCGCAGTGGTCGCGCCCGCGATCATTTTCCCCGCGACCCTGATATTCACGTGTGCCCTCATCGTTGCGGGCGTGCTCGGGTTGATGATGCAGTCCGCGGCGAAGGCCCAGCGCCTCGCGGAGCGGGCCGCGGAGGAGCGCCGGCGCCCGCGGTCGAACCCGCTCGTGCTGGCGTGCGCGGTTCTCGGGCTGCTGTTCTTCCTCGGCTACGCGCCGCTCATGGGCGTCATGGTGGTGGCGGCCGCCGCGAAGCAGGAGCTGGAGATCGCCCGTGTCAAGGGCGGCCGTGGGGGTGAGCGCAATCTCGGCGGCGGCCTGGGTGGGCTCATCGGCGCGGGCGAAACCGGCGGCAACAAGCCCCCCGAACCGGCGAAAGAGGTGCCCGCGGGTGACGTGCGCGAGCAGATCACCGGGGCCGGGAGCGGTACAAAGTTGGTGAAACTCGACCTCAGTCCGGCCGGGCTCGAAGCGACCATCGACGCCCCGGAGGGGTGCCAGATCAAGGAGTCCTACGGCACCATTCGGGTGACGAAGGACGAGCACTTCGGGCTGACGATCGAACTCGGGCGCCAGCACCTTCATTCCGCGCGCGAGAACCTCACGGGCTACGGGCGCAAGACCGTCGTCAACTCCGGGGATCTGGTTCTCGCCGAGACCACGTGGGGGAGCAAGCCGAGTTTCAACTTCACCACCACGAAGGTGGTCGGTCACCAGGACGTGTCCGTTCAGAATTACACGCAGTTCAACGACAAGTCGGTCGAGCACTCGCGCGCGGACTGCCTGCTCATGGTCAAGTGCGCGGAATCGATCGCGCGCAAAACGCCGCCGCCCGCCGACCCGACCGCGGCGCTGGCGCCGTTCAAGGCCGAGCCCCGGTACGGTGAAAAGGAGAAGCCCGATGAACTGCGGTTGAACACGAAGGCGACCGACGCGACCCTCGCGCTGCTCGCGCAGTTCCCCGATATCCGGGTTCTGGACATCAGCGGGACGCAAGTCACCGACGAGGGAATGGCTCACCTCAAGGCGCTCCCGAAACTGGAAAAGCTCAACGTTCAGGGGCGCCCGCTCACGGATTCCGGGGCCGCAACGTTGGCCCAGCTCGCGCACCTGAAGGAACTGAACGCGAGTTACATTCAAATCACCGACGCCGCCGTCCAATCGCTCGCGGCGCTACCCGACCTCGAAGCCCTCGAGATCGGCGGCGGGTATTCGTCGAAATTCAAGGGGCCGGGGTTGGCGCACCTCGCGGGCGCGAAGAAGCTCAAAAAGCTCAAGTTGAACGGGTCGGATTTTGATGATTCCACGCTCGCCAATCTGAAGGCCGTCACCAGCCTCGTCGAACTGGACCTCAGTTCGATCAAACTCCTCGGCCCGGGACTCGCCCACTTGAGCGGCCTCCCGAACTTGGTCCGGCTGAACGTCGGCGGGACGCAGATCAACGATTCCGGTTTGGAGAGCATCGCGGGTCTGGTGCGCCTGGAGGAACTGGACTTGCACAGCACCCAGCTCAGCGGGCAGGGCGTGAAGGCACTCAAGGGGATGACCAAGCTCAAGGTGCTCAAACTGGAATCCACGAAGATTCCCGACGCGGGCGTCGCCCACCTCGCCGGGCTGACGAACCTGGAGGTGCTTAATCTGAGCAGCACCCCGGTCACGGACGCGGGGGCCGCACACCTCAAGGGGCTGAAGAGCCTGAAGAAGCTCGACCTCAGCCAGACCGCGCTGACGGACGCGGGCCTCGCACACCTCAGCGCGCTGGAGGATCTGGACGAGTTGGTCCTTTGGGGCTCCAAGGTCACGAACACCGACCGGCCGAAGAAGGTCAAGCCGCCCGAGGGCAAATTGAACCCCCCGGACCCGGCCGCGCTGGTCAAGCGCTTCGAGGGCCGGATGACCCAGGGCGACGGCGAGGGGAAACCGATCGTTTCGATCGTGTTCAACCAGGCCAAACTCACGGACGCGGACCTCGCCGACCTGCGCGAACTGAAGACCCTCCGGGTACTCAATTTGGGGTACGGCAGCGAAGTCACGGACGCCGGCCTCTTCTACTTGAAGGGGCTGACGGACCTCGAGGAACTGCACCTCTCCGGCACGCAGGTTCAGGGCGACGGCCTGGTTCACCTCGCCAAGCTCACGAAGTTGCGCAAGCTCTACCTGCCGGGCGACAACGTCACGGCGAAGCAACTCGCGCCGCTCGCGACAATGGTGAACCTGGAAGAGTTCTCGTGCAACCTGTTCCAGGAGGCGGAACCGAAGCTCAAAGTGCTGTCGCACATGGTCAAACTGCGCCAACTGTACCTGCCGGCGCGCGGGCTGTCCGACGCCGCCCTGGGGCACGTCGGGAAGATGGTCGGGCTGCAGTATTTGACGATCCCCGGTTCGGGTTCGTGGCGCCTCACCGACGAGGGACTGGCGCAACTGAAGAACCTCAAAAACCTCAAGAACCTGGTGCTCCCCGGCGCGGCCGTGACCGGTGACGGGTTCAAGCACCTCGCGGCCCTGACGCAACTCGAAACGCTGGCCCTCGACGGTACCGCGTTCGGGGACGAGGGGCTGAAACACGTGCGCGCACTCACGGGCCTGCGGTCGCTCACGCTGGGGCGGACGAACGTCAGCGACGCGGGGCTCGAGCCCCTCGGCGACCTGACCAACCTGGGGTACTTGAACCTCAGCGGCACCCGCGTGACCGGCGTCGGCTTCGAGAAGCTCAAGAAGATGCCGAAGCTCGCGTCCCTCAACCTGGACGGCACCCCGTTCTCCGACGCGGGTGTGAAGGCGCTCGCCGCGTTCCCCGGGTTGCGCTCGCTTCAACTGGACCGCACGGACGTTACCGATGCGGGGATCGAGCACCTTAAGGGAATGAACGAACTGACGCGGGTGTCACTGGCCAAGACGCGGGTGAAGGGAACGGGCTTCGCCGCGGTCGGGGAGTTGCCCGAATTGGGCGAACTGGTCCTGACCGATAGTGGCTTCACGGACGCGGGGATCGAGCACCTGGCCGCGATGAAGAAGCTGTTCTCGCTCGACGTGTCGGGCACACCCGTCACGGGCGCCGGGTTCGCGAAACTCAAGGGGTTGAAGGAACTCGGTGAGCTCATGCTCCACGGGTCGCAGTTGAACGACGCCGGGCTGAAGGAGGTCGGGGAACTGACCGCGCTCGAGGGGCTCACGCTCTCGCAAACGCGGATTACCGACGCCGGGCTCCCCGCGCTGAACGGGCTGGTGAAGCTCAACCAACTCACCCTCGACGGCACCCCCGTAACTGGCGCGGGCCTGAAGGACGTTAAGAATTTGATGAAGGTGACGTCCATCAACCTGAGCAACACGCGGGCCACCGGCGACGGGTTGGAGACCCTCAAGAATTTCCCCAATCTCTCGTACCTGCAACTGGACAACACGTTCGTGACGGACGCGGGGCTGGCCCGGCTCAAAGACCTGCCGAAACTCCAGTCGCTGAACCTGCAGGGCACGCGCATTACCGACGCCGGGCTCGCCGCGCTCTCGGGGTTGAAAGCGCTCCGCGACGTCAGTGCGGGTCAGACCCAGGCGACCGCCGCCGGGGTCACGAAGCTGAAAGAGACTCTGCCCGAGTTGAACGTCTACGTGGGCGAGTGA
- a CDS encoding DUF1559 family PulG-like putative transporter, with translation MRHRRGFTLIELLVVIAIIAILIGLLLPAVQKVRSAAARIQCSNNLKQIGIALHAHEGAYGYFPTSGAQSAAFGNTGVGFETMGWAYQILPFIEQDNVYKIGQQSGPNNWNASIGKAMVEIQVKTYLCPARGNRASAPASWGSVYAMGDYAGVMVEWGNQWQATLPPDPNEQNTFKGIITKGGHVRTDNPSLTQKYSTVNVTGVSDGTSNTIAIMEKAVSARQYQPTATPDWDWWEIPGWAHNSDWPNMRLVGNWVPLLPDSDTTRVSWATANGKFWEPGFGSAHTGVVLAVFGDGSVRGIQMSVNTGGNSGWSDTSCVLYHLGGRSDGWVVGSNY, from the coding sequence ATGCGGCATCGTCGCGGTTTTACGCTCATTGAGCTCCTCGTTGTGATCGCGATAATCGCGATCCTGATCGGCCTGCTCCTACCGGCTGTGCAAAAGGTGCGCTCCGCCGCGGCGCGCATCCAGTGCAGCAACAACCTGAAACAGATCGGCATCGCGCTCCACGCCCACGAGGGGGCCTACGGGTACTTCCCGACCTCGGGCGCCCAGTCCGCCGCCTTCGGGAACACCGGGGTCGGGTTCGAGACGATGGGGTGGGCGTACCAGATCCTCCCCTTCATCGAACAGGACAACGTGTACAAGATCGGCCAGCAGAGCGGGCCGAACAACTGGAACGCGAGCATCGGCAAAGCGATGGTCGAGATCCAGGTGAAGACGTACCTGTGCCCGGCCCGCGGGAACCGCGCGTCCGCCCCCGCGTCGTGGGGTTCGGTGTACGCGATGGGCGACTACGCGGGCGTGATGGTGGAGTGGGGCAACCAGTGGCAAGCCACGCTGCCCCCGGACCCGAACGAGCAGAACACGTTCAAGGGCATCATCACCAAGGGCGGGCACGTGCGGACCGACAACCCGTCCCTGACCCAGAAGTACAGCACGGTCAACGTGACCGGCGTCTCGGACGGCACCTCCAACACGATCGCCATCATGGAAAAAGCCGTCTCCGCCCGGCAGTACCAGCCGACCGCGACGCCAGATTGGGACTGGTGGGAGATCCCGGGCTGGGCGCACAACTCCGACTGGCCGAACATGCGTCTCGTCGGGAACTGGGTTCCCCTGCTGCCGGACAGCGACACGACCCGCGTGAGCTGGGCGACGGCCAACGGGAAGTTCTGGGAGCCCGGCTTCGGTTCGGCCCACACGGGCGTCGTGCTCGCGGTGTTCGGTGACGGCTCGGTGCGCGGCATCCAGATGTCGGTCAACACGGGCGGGAACTCCGGGTGGAGCGACACGAGCTGCGTGCTGTACCACCTCGGCGGCCGGTCCGACGGGTGGGTGGTCGGCTCCAACTACTGA
- a CDS encoding FecR family protein yields the protein MNPVLDLRLGELFGRYWDNALTPAEAEELENRLATDPAAREWFRLLVLQAVAVADLPPGSRSREQQSLARVAPVPRDPGARPWDRRNVLRLAGGALAAGVAGVTLGRWVWPNRPSPTSPEWHARLGSVRGNITVRATDGTLHPTDGPVPPGGTVTTNGPSASAVLFYPDGTNVAVTEDSAVTLSADGTQLQLDRGVIAADVRPPLVGRVPLTLFTTETVLTGATGAIVTLSQAATVTEVGVQRGAVNVSAPTGRAFGEVRGGELLTVRADGDTQKQPIRDTPDAYALDLARPWVAGWGTGWAVGHRDSTGDRAVVAPDFWFDPYYQRQMYQIRSDKQWTRGYFRLHSDSVVRVRYRVERPGPGQFCFCVRTPDVRSPDTGMLEWNGTYAPNPTIPGGWRTLEVRAGALIDNKHAPKFGPSWIGFLIIFNTYETDLGLQVAEFRVSPPEASKS from the coding sequence GTGAACCCGGTGCTCGACCTCCGACTCGGAGAACTCTTCGGCCGATACTGGGACAACGCACTGACTCCCGCGGAAGCGGAGGAGTTGGAGAACCGGCTGGCCACCGATCCGGCCGCACGCGAGTGGTTCCGGCTCCTCGTGCTCCAGGCGGTTGCCGTTGCGGACCTGCCGCCGGGGAGCCGCTCTCGCGAACAGCAGTCACTCGCACGAGTCGCGCCCGTACCGAGAGACCCTGGTGCGCGGCCGTGGGACCGGCGCAACGTGTTGCGGCTCGCGGGCGGTGCGCTGGCCGCGGGGGTCGCCGGGGTCACCCTCGGGCGCTGGGTGTGGCCCAACCGACCGAGCCCCACGTCACCCGAATGGCACGCCCGACTCGGTTCGGTTCGCGGGAACATTACGGTCCGAGCGACGGACGGAACGCTGCACCCGACTGACGGGCCGGTCCCGCCGGGGGGCACGGTGACGACCAACGGCCCGAGCGCGTCGGCCGTGCTGTTCTACCCCGACGGTACGAACGTCGCGGTGACCGAGGATTCGGCCGTCACGCTGAGTGCGGACGGCACCCAACTGCAACTCGACCGCGGGGTGATCGCGGCGGATGTGCGCCCGCCGCTCGTCGGCAGGGTGCCACTCACGTTGTTCACCACCGAGACCGTACTGACGGGGGCGACGGGGGCGATCGTGACCCTCTCCCAAGCCGCGACCGTAACGGAGGTGGGGGTCCAGCGCGGCGCGGTGAACGTGTCGGCCCCAACGGGGCGCGCGTTCGGCGAAGTGCGGGGCGGGGAACTGCTGACCGTTCGAGCGGACGGGGACACGCAGAAGCAGCCGATCCGCGACACGCCCGATGCCTACGCACTGGATCTCGCTCGGCCCTGGGTCGCGGGGTGGGGAACGGGTTGGGCCGTGGGGCACCGCGATTCCACCGGGGACCGGGCGGTGGTCGCCCCGGACTTCTGGTTCGACCCGTACTACCAGCGGCAGATGTACCAGATCCGCTCCGACAAGCAGTGGACGCGGGGGTACTTTCGGCTCCATTCCGATTCGGTGGTGCGGGTGCGGTACCGCGTCGAGCGCCCGGGACCGGGGCAGTTCTGTTTCTGCGTGCGGACCCCGGACGTGCGCTCCCCGGACACGGGGATGCTGGAGTGGAACGGCACCTACGCACCGAACCCCACTATCCCGGGGGGGTGGCGGACGCTCGAGGTCCGGGCCGGGGCGCTGATCGATAACAAGCACGCGCCCAAGTTCGGACCGTCCTGGATCGGGTTCCTGATCATTTTCAACACTTACGAAACGGATTTGGGGTTACAGGTCGCCGAGTTCCGGGTCTCTCCACCTGAAGCTTCCAAGTCGTAG
- a CDS encoding sigma-70 family RNA polymerase sigma factor, which produces MTLEPDVIVQILLRERLRVAALAATVTRDVHAADDIFQQVVLAALESRAQFRDVDHVLAWALRAARHRAVDFARSRRLHSLPDNVLDLLEARWSDSKDVTVTDRSEALHRCLGKLTASAQELLRMRYAEGLTAVTVAKRLKRSADAVYQNLSRIHRSLRECVEGELGGREAPVTREVPS; this is translated from the coding sequence ATGACTCTCGAACCGGACGTGATCGTCCAAATACTGCTCCGCGAGCGATTGCGCGTCGCAGCTCTGGCCGCGACCGTGACGCGGGACGTACACGCCGCCGACGACATCTTCCAACAGGTCGTCCTCGCGGCGCTCGAGTCCCGCGCGCAGTTCCGCGACGTCGATCACGTGCTCGCATGGGCACTGCGTGCGGCCCGGCACCGGGCGGTCGATTTCGCCCGGAGTCGCCGACTGCATTCGCTCCCGGACAACGTTCTCGACTTATTAGAGGCGCGCTGGTCGGATTCCAAAGACGTGACGGTTACGGACCGGAGCGAGGCCCTACACCGGTGCCTCGGCAAGTTGACGGCGTCCGCTCAGGAGTTGCTCCGAATGAGGTACGCGGAAGGTCTTACCGCCGTGACCGTTGCGAAGCGCCTCAAGCGGTCGGCGGACGCGGTCTACCAGAACCTGTCGCGGATTCACCGGTCCCTGCGTGAGTGCGTTGAGGGGGAATTGGGTGGCCGCGAGGCCCCGGTAACACGGGAGGTACCCTCGTGA